The Styela clava chromosome 2, kaStyClav1.hap1.2, whole genome shotgun sequence genome contains a region encoding:
- the LOC120335747 gene encoding 60 kDa heat shock protein, mitochondrial-like, with protein MHRVPQLVRKVAQPASQMVAVRGYAKIVSFGSPAREEMLAGVDKLADAVAVTMGPKGRNVIIEQAWGGPKVTKDGVTVAKAIEFKDRLMNIGAKLVQDVASNTNDEAGDGTTTATIIARAIAKEGSEKINRGANPIDVRRGIQKAVVKVTDALKELSRPVTTPEEIAQVATISANGDKEVGDLISEAMKKVGRNGVITVKDGKTLNDELDVIEGMKFDRGYISPYFINTAKGQKVEYQDAFLLISEKKITSIQSIVPALELANAQRKPLIIVAEDIEGEALTTLVVNRLKVGLQIAAVKAPGFGDNRKNMLKDMAIATGGIIFGDEAMELKLEDVQVHDLGKVGEVVITKDDTLFLRGAGKQDDIERRIAQIQEQLEDTSSDYEREKLNERLAKLASGVAVLKVGGSSEVEVNEKKDRVTDALNATRAAVEEGIVPGGGIALLRCSPSLENIEVDNKDEQIGVDIVRKILRIPTSTICSNAGLEGQLIAEKLLQAEGDYGYDAREDRYCNMMEAGIIDPTKVVKQALVDASGVASLLTTAEVVITEEPKDESAGPPMGGMGGGMGGMGGMGGMM; from the coding sequence atgcacAGAGTTCCACAATTGGTTCGAAAAGTTGCCCAGCCAGCAAGCCAGATGGTTGCAGTTCGTGGCTACGCAAAGATTGTCTCTTTTGGTTCACCTGCAAGGGAGGAAATGTTGGCAGGGGTTGACAAACTTGCGGATGCGGTAGCAGTTACAATGGGACCTAAAGGTCGTAATGTTATTATTGAGCAGGCGTGGGGAGGGCCAAAAGTAACCAAAGATGGAGTTACTGTCGCAAAAGCGATAGAATTCAAAGATAGATTGATGAATATTGGAGCAAAACTTGTACAAGATGTTGCAAGTAACACCAACGACGAAGCGGGTGATGGAACTACGACTGCTACGATAATCGCAAGAGCAATTGCGAAAGAAGGCTCGGAGAAAATTAACAGAGGTGCGAATCCAATCGATGTTCGACGAGGTATTCAAAAAGCGGTTGTGAAAGTCACTGATGCATTAAAAGAATTATCTAGACCTGTGACAACACCTGAAGAAATTGCGCAAGTAGCAACCATTTCCGCAAACGGTGATAAGGAGGTTGGCGATCTCATTTCCGAAGCTATGAAAAAAGTCGGCAGAAATGGCGTCATAACGGTAAAAGATGGAAAAACTTTGAACGATGAGTTGGATGTTATTGAAGGCATGAAATTTGATCGAGGTTATATTTCACCTTATTTCATCAACACAGCGAAGGGTCAAAAGGTCGAGTACCAGGATGCTTTCTTGTTGATAAGCGAGAAGAAAATAACCTCTATTCAAAGCATTGTACCAGCGCTCGAACTTGCAAACGCTCAACGTAAACCTCTCATTATAGTTGCAGAAGATATTGAAGGTGAAGCTCTTACAACCCTCGTCGTAAATCGTTTGAAAGTTGGTTTACAAATTGCTGCTGTAAAAGCCCCAGGCTTTGGAGACAACCGTAAGAATATGCTGAAAGATATGGCAATTGCTACTGGAGGAATCATTTTCGGTGACGAAGCCATGGAATTAAAATTAGAAGATGTTCAAGTCCATGATTTAGGAAAAGTTGGCGAAGTTGTAATTACCAAAGATGATACTTTGTTTTTACGTGGAGCGGGGAAACAGGACGATATCGAACGCAGGATCGCTCAAATTCAAGAACAACTTGAAGACACATCAAGCGATTATGAGCGTGAAAAATTGAATGAACGTCTTGCTAAACTTGCCAGTGGCGTCGCCGTCTTAAAAGTAGGTGGTTCAAGCGAGGTTGAAGTCAATGAAAAGAAAGATCGTGTCACAGATGCTCTCAACGCAACACGAGCAGCTGTCGAAGAAGGAATTGTTCCTGGAGGTGGAATCGCTCTTCTCCGCTGTTCGCCTTCACTTGAAAATATTGAGGTCGATAATAAGGACGAACAAATTGGGGTCGACATTGTGAGGAAAATTCTCAGAATTCCTACGTCAACTATCTGCTCCAATGCTGGATTGGAAGGTCAACTTATCGCAGAAAAATTACTTCAAGCTGAAGGAGATTATGGGTACGACGCCCGTGAAGACCGGTATTGTAACATGATGGAAGCTGGCATCATTGACCCGACAAAAGTAGTCAAGCAAGCTCTTGTTGACGCATCAGGAGTAGCGTCGTTATTGACAACTGCAGAAGTTGTCATCACAGAAGAGCCGAAAGATGAATCAGCTGGGCCACCTATGGGTGGTATGGGAGGCGGAATGGGGGGCATGGGAGGAATGGGTGGGATGATGTAA